A genomic window from Brevibacillus agri includes:
- a CDS encoding ABC transporter permease, producing MRRYVAKRLLSLLGTLLGVSVLIFLMVHLIPGDPATQILGQFATPEAISQMRASLGLDQPLWQQYASFLGRLLTGDLGTSLFTGESVWEQIVARFPITMQLAVLSVVIAAIFGILLGTIAAVKQNTFVDRLVVLTSLVGISAPGFWIALFLIWIFAYKLALFPISGYEGIHSLLLPAITLGMAEAGMIARMTRASMLEVIKQDYMRTAEAKGASLVSLVFSHGLPNAIIPVVTMIGLQFGSLMAGAVVVETVFSLQGIGSLAIEAISKRDMPTVQGMVFFMALIFALTNLIVDLIYSRIDPRIHFD from the coding sequence ATGCGCCGCTATGTCGCAAAAAGGCTGCTTTCTCTATTGGGCACGCTGCTTGGCGTCTCTGTCCTGATTTTTCTCATGGTCCATCTGATCCCCGGCGACCCCGCAACGCAAATATTGGGACAGTTTGCCACGCCGGAAGCGATCAGCCAGATGCGCGCTTCGCTCGGGCTGGATCAGCCGCTTTGGCAGCAGTACGCGAGCTTTTTGGGGAGACTGTTGACGGGCGATCTCGGAACCTCGCTCTTTACCGGGGAGAGCGTGTGGGAGCAAATTGTCGCGCGCTTCCCGATCACGATGCAGCTCGCTGTGCTCAGTGTCGTCATTGCCGCGATCTTCGGCATTTTGCTCGGGACGATTGCCGCCGTCAAACAAAACACGTTTGTCGACAGGTTGGTCGTCCTGACCTCCTTGGTCGGCATTTCCGCGCCGGGCTTTTGGATCGCGCTGTTTTTGATCTGGATTTTCGCTTACAAGCTCGCCTTGTTCCCGATCTCCGGCTACGAGGGCATTCATTCCTTGCTCTTGCCCGCGATCACGCTGGGGATGGCCGAAGCGGGCATGATCGCCCGGATGACGCGCGCCAGCATGCTCGAAGTCATCAAGCAAGACTACATGCGGACGGCGGAGGCAAAAGGAGCGTCTCTCGTTTCTCTCGTGTTCAGCCACGGCTTGCCCAACGCGATCATCCCGGTTGTGACGATGATCGGCCTGCAATTCGGCTCGCTCATGGCTGGAGCGGTAGTGGTCGAAACGGTGTTTTCTTTGCAAGGCATCGGCAGTCTGGCCATCGAGGCGATCAGCAAGCGGGACATGCCGACGGTGCAGGGGATGGTGTTTTTCATGGCGCTGATTTTTGCCCTGACCAACTTGATTGTGGACCTCATCTACAGCCGGATTGATCCGCGCATCCACTTCGACTAA
- a CDS encoding MurR/RpiR family transcriptional regulator, with product MEHVQERIRKHYPELTNQQKLAAKYILAEPQIVAQKPAKVVGALSGTSETTVIRLSYALGYSGYSELQNEIRSSLLERVQKEDAISSLRAAAENLRGQDDLLSFNLEQDVAYIRQTLGGLQKEQLQHAITRIMSAKHILVVGFRSSYAPAHWLAFALNVVKGNAHLYNGPVDDANYLLTQINADWLVIALSFPRYVNETILFTKAAKERGAVVLGITDDELSPVGPIADQVLKVYAPAPTALKGMTAIFSMLNILVSGVVQADGEQVQERLRHYENTSRQIYPFVGETDM from the coding sequence ATGGAACACGTACAGGAGCGCATTCGCAAGCACTATCCGGAATTGACCAACCAGCAGAAGCTGGCCGCCAAATACATTCTCGCCGAACCACAAATCGTAGCCCAAAAGCCCGCCAAAGTGGTCGGAGCGCTGAGTGGGACGAGCGAAACGACAGTCATTCGCCTCTCCTACGCGCTCGGTTACTCCGGGTACAGCGAATTGCAAAATGAAATTCGCAGCTCCTTGCTCGAACGAGTGCAAAAAGAAGACGCCATCAGCAGCCTGCGGGCGGCGGCGGAAAATTTGCGCGGACAGGACGATCTGCTCTCCTTCAACCTGGAACAAGATGTCGCCTACATCCGGCAAACGCTGGGCGGGCTGCAAAAGGAGCAGCTTCAGCATGCGATCACGCGCATTATGTCCGCCAAGCACATTCTCGTCGTCGGCTTCCGCAGCTCTTACGCTCCGGCTCACTGGCTCGCTTTTGCGCTCAATGTCGTAAAAGGAAACGCGCACCTGTACAACGGCCCTGTCGATGATGCGAACTATTTGCTGACCCAGATCAATGCAGACTGGCTGGTGATTGCGCTCTCTTTTCCCCGCTACGTCAACGAAACGATTTTGTTCACCAAGGCGGCGAAGGAGCGGGGCGCTGTCGTGCTCGGGATTACCGACGACGAGCTGTCCCCGGTCGGTCCGATTGCCGATCAAGTCTTGAAGGTGTACGCCCCTGCGCCAACCGCCCTGAAAGGGATGACCGCGATTTTTTCCATGCTGAACATTCTCGTCAGCGGCGTGGTCCAGGCCGACGGCGAGCAGGTGCAGGAGCGGCTGCGCCATTACGAGAACACGAGTCGCCAAATTTATCCCTTCGTGGGAGAAACCGATATGTGA
- a CDS encoding ABC transporter substrate-binding protein has protein sequence MKKSWWKNGPLGVLLATAMIAGCSAQTATQTTQPDSDGTSKSNNTLVISSLIEPDTLDLHKTSWLGNENGLLYEPLLTRDTTGKIVPRLAEKYEISQDGKTWTFTLRKNTRFHSGEPVTAAAVKESFDRMLEISPVKGIAGPIEKVEAADEQTLKIHFSKPFAPFINVVISGLVSPIDAKTAKELGDGFGDKPSGTGAIQFEKRERGASLLYKKNPDFNWGPEYATNKGPLHVDNVLFRFLKDDDTRLMEFKKGTIHVLHDVPANAVAELQALPDVEIQKMMDIGIKYIAFNNQHPLFGDVRLRKAVALSVDRDPLVAVALNGFGKPIYGPLAPTIFGYSEAIENKAKQMYTRDLGQSKQLLADAGWTDSNNDGIVDKDGKPLSVELLVSQEPAFSRAAQILQSQLREAGIDLKITVQEMTTIKDRISKKSYDMALMYYGWFDADILYLIFEKSNATSRMHFTKPELDELLNKGREAASEEERIRIYEQAQEILLNESPWVPLWVNELVTATRGIKGFSLNPYTQYFILNDVTLDK, from the coding sequence ATGAAAAAAAGCTGGTGGAAAAACGGGCCGCTTGGCGTCTTGCTGGCAACAGCAATGATCGCAGGCTGCTCCGCGCAGACGGCAACCCAGACGACTCAGCCGGATAGCGACGGGACGAGCAAGAGCAATAACACGCTCGTCATCTCCTCGCTGATTGAACCGGATACGCTCGATCTGCACAAGACAAGCTGGTTGGGCAATGAGAACGGCCTTTTGTACGAACCGCTTCTGACCCGCGATACAACAGGGAAAATCGTCCCGCGCCTCGCGGAAAAGTACGAAATCTCGCAGGACGGCAAGACGTGGACGTTTACTTTGCGCAAAAATACGCGCTTTCACTCCGGCGAGCCTGTGACAGCGGCGGCTGTGAAGGAATCGTTCGACCGGATGCTGGAAATCTCCCCGGTCAAAGGAATTGCGGGACCGATCGAAAAAGTGGAGGCAGCGGACGAGCAGACGCTGAAAATTCATTTCTCCAAGCCGTTCGCCCCGTTTATCAACGTCGTCATTAGCGGGCTGGTGTCTCCGATCGACGCCAAGACGGCAAAAGAGCTTGGCGACGGCTTTGGCGACAAACCATCGGGCACAGGAGCGATCCAGTTCGAAAAGCGCGAACGCGGCGCCTCGCTTTTGTACAAGAAAAATCCGGATTTCAACTGGGGGCCGGAGTACGCGACAAACAAAGGGCCGTTGCACGTAGACAACGTATTGTTCCGCTTTTTGAAAGACGACGATACCCGCCTGATGGAATTTAAAAAAGGGACGATCCACGTGCTGCACGACGTTCCAGCAAACGCTGTCGCCGAGCTGCAAGCACTGCCTGACGTCGAGATTCAGAAAATGATGGACATCGGCATCAAGTACATCGCGTTCAACAACCAGCATCCGCTGTTTGGCGACGTGCGCCTGCGCAAAGCCGTAGCGCTCTCCGTCGACCGCGACCCGCTCGTTGCCGTGGCGTTGAACGGCTTCGGCAAGCCGATTTACGGCCCGTTGGCACCGACGATTTTCGGCTACAGCGAGGCGATTGAGAACAAGGCCAAGCAAATGTACACCCGCGATCTCGGACAGTCCAAGCAACTGCTTGCCGACGCCGGATGGACGGACAGCAACAACGACGGCATCGTCGACAAGGATGGCAAGCCGTTGTCTGTGGAGCTGCTCGTGTCGCAGGAGCCAGCGTTTTCGCGCGCCGCGCAAATTCTCCAGAGCCAGTTGCGGGAAGCGGGCATCGACCTGAAAATTACCGTGCAGGAAATGACGACGATCAAAGACCGCATCAGCAAAAAGTCGTACGACATGGCTTTGATGTACTACGGCTGGTTCGATGCCGACATCCTCTACCTCATCTTTGAAAAGAGCAATGCCACAAGCCGCATGCACTTCACGAAGCCGGAGCTGGACGAGTTGCTCAACAAAGGCCGGGAAGCGGCAAGCGAAGAGGAGCGAATCCGCATTTACGAACAAGCGCAGGAAATTTTGCTGAACGAGTCGCCATGGGTGCCGCTCTGGGTGAACGAGCTGGTGACGGCGACACGGGGCATTAAAGGCTTTTCGCTTAATCCGTACACGCAATATTTCATTTTGAATGATGTCACGCTCGACAAATAG
- a CDS encoding M81 family metallopeptidase — MKVAIGGVVHETNTFSNVPSTLDLFQSWEWDHQQVILDRNRKVRNFLGGMIDRAEELGIELLPTFSTFAYPAGTITRDTYERMKAELLEGLRLAQGADAICLALHGAGVAEGIDDMEGDLLAAVRGVVGYEIPLVGTLDLHANMTPQMVEEADALLGVHLYPHVDCYERGQEAIDVARKMVAGEWKPTMHLTRLPLLIPTSATHHFPASEINEACWAWEKEENVIDCAFFHGFPYTDIPELGVAVLAVTNNDSELARKVSEDVARLVWERRDDFELIMPTPAEGIAQALATEGRPIVINETSDNPGGGTPGDGTHLLRAMLEAQLTDACFGYMYDPEVVQQAFAAGVGATLELSLGGKTDDLHGEPLEVTAYVKALTDGKFVATTPMGRGTRADYGKSVRLQIGGVDVIVCSVKSQVLDEQIFQLHGIDVTRYKIVALKSSTHFRAAFEPISAKVITVDSPGLTTLNFRFFEYKRANRPLYPLDPITDPNLPQLTRK; from the coding sequence TTGAAAGTGGCAATCGGCGGCGTCGTGCACGAAACGAACACGTTTTCCAACGTTCCTTCCACGTTAGACCTGTTCCAGAGCTGGGAGTGGGATCATCAGCAAGTCATCCTGGATCGCAACCGCAAAGTGAGAAACTTTTTAGGGGGAATGATCGACCGGGCGGAGGAACTGGGCATTGAGCTTTTGCCGACCTTTTCCACGTTTGCCTATCCGGCAGGCACGATCACGCGCGACACGTACGAGCGGATGAAGGCCGAACTGCTGGAAGGGCTGCGTCTGGCACAGGGCGCCGACGCCATCTGTCTTGCCCTGCACGGGGCTGGCGTCGCCGAAGGAATTGACGATATGGAAGGCGACCTGCTTGCGGCCGTGCGCGGCGTAGTCGGCTACGAGATTCCGCTGGTCGGCACGCTCGACCTGCATGCGAACATGACGCCGCAGATGGTGGAAGAAGCAGACGCGCTGCTCGGCGTCCATCTGTACCCGCACGTCGACTGCTATGAGCGTGGACAGGAGGCGATTGATGTCGCGCGCAAAATGGTCGCCGGCGAGTGGAAGCCGACGATGCATTTGACCAGATTGCCCTTGTTGATCCCGACCTCTGCTACCCACCACTTTCCGGCAAGCGAAATCAACGAAGCGTGCTGGGCTTGGGAGAAGGAAGAAAACGTCATCGACTGCGCGTTTTTTCACGGCTTTCCGTACACGGACATTCCCGAGCTGGGAGTGGCGGTTTTGGCGGTCACGAACAACGACAGCGAGCTGGCGCGAAAAGTGAGCGAGGATGTGGCGCGGCTCGTGTGGGAACGGCGGGACGACTTCGAGCTTATCATGCCGACGCCTGCCGAGGGAATCGCGCAAGCGCTGGCGACAGAAGGCAGGCCGATCGTCATCAACGAGACATCGGACAACCCGGGCGGCGGAACCCCCGGCGACGGAACTCATCTGCTGCGGGCCATGCTCGAAGCGCAGTTGACCGATGCCTGCTTCGGCTACATGTACGATCCCGAGGTGGTGCAGCAAGCGTTCGCGGCGGGAGTCGGAGCCACGCTCGAGCTGAGCCTGGGCGGGAAAACAGACGACCTGCACGGCGAGCCGCTTGAAGTCACGGCGTATGTCAAAGCGCTGACCGACGGCAAGTTCGTGGCGACGACGCCGATGGGGCGGGGCACCCGGGCCGACTACGGCAAGTCGGTTCGCCTGCAAATCGGGGGCGTGGACGTGATCGTCTGCTCCGTCAAGTCGCAGGTGCTCGATGAGCAAATTTTTCAACTGCACGGGATTGATGTCACGCGCTACAAGATCGTTGCGCTCAAATCGAGCACGCACTTCCGCGCCGCCTTCGAGCCGATCAGCGCCAAAGTCATCACGGTCGATTCGCCTGGCCTGACGACATTGAACTTCCGCTTTTTCGAGTACAAACGGGCGAACCGGCCGCTTTACCCGCTCGATCCGATTACCGATCCGAACCTACCACAACTGACAAGGAAGTAG
- a CDS encoding ABC transporter permease, with product MNNSHHTSSYWSVIGKRLRRNKTAMAGAIILLIFTLASLFAPVIAPHSVEQMNFEQRLAAPSLTHLLGTDDFGRDIFSRLLHGGRISLLMGLIAVVLSTAIGVTLGIIAGYYRKLDLFIMQGMDILMSLPALLLAIAVIAVLGPGLTNAMIAVVIAVIPSYVRVVRSAVLSIREKEYIEAVRALGIRDWQILLKHILPNILSPIIVLSTIQFGVSILAAAALSFLGLGAQPPMPEWGAMVFVGKSFLSQAWWMSIFPGMAIMLVVLGFNLLGDGLRDALDPKTR from the coding sequence GTGAACAACAGCCATCACACATCCTCTTACTGGTCGGTGATCGGAAAACGATTGCGGCGCAACAAAACCGCCATGGCCGGAGCGATCATCCTGCTCATTTTTACGCTGGCCTCTTTGTTTGCGCCGGTCATTGCGCCGCACTCCGTCGAGCAGATGAACTTTGAGCAACGCCTGGCTGCGCCCAGCCTTACGCATTTGTTGGGGACGGATGATTTTGGCCGCGACATTTTTTCCCGGCTCTTGCACGGCGGGCGGATCTCGCTTTTGATGGGGCTGATTGCGGTCGTGCTCTCTACGGCAATTGGCGTCACGCTCGGCATTATCGCCGGTTACTACCGCAAGCTCGACCTGTTCATCATGCAAGGGATGGACATTCTCATGTCGCTTCCCGCCCTGCTGTTGGCGATCGCGGTAATTGCCGTGCTCGGGCCGGGGTTAACCAATGCGATGATTGCCGTCGTGATTGCGGTCATTCCGTCGTACGTGCGGGTCGTGCGCTCTGCCGTCCTGTCCATCCGGGAAAAGGAGTACATCGAGGCCGTCCGCGCCCTGGGGATTCGCGACTGGCAAATTCTTTTGAAGCACATTTTGCCGAACATCCTGTCGCCGATCATCGTGCTGTCGACGATTCAGTTTGGCGTCAGCATTTTGGCCGCTGCCGCCCTGAGCTTTCTCGGGCTCGGTGCCCAACCGCCGATGCCGGAATGGGGGGCGATGGTTTTTGTCGGCAAGTCGTTTTTGAGTCAGGCCTGGTGGATGTCCATTTTCCCTGGCATGGCGATCATGCTGGTGGTCCTTGGCTTCAACTTGCTTGGCGATGGCTTGCGTGACGCCCTGGACCCGAAAACGAGGTAA
- a CDS encoding ABC transporter ATP-binding protein encodes MKDALLAVNDLRVKFRTENGVLPALQGISFQLKKGETVALVGESGCGKSVTSLAIMGLLSRSSTQMEGSIRFQGRELGKLGPKEMREIRGKEIAMIFQEPMTSLNPVHTIGKQLEEVYRLHTDLSKKERREQAIAMLKKVGVPRAEEIMREYPHQLSGGMKQRVMIAMAMACNPHLLIADEPTTALDVTIQAQILELMNDLKEKANTSLLLITHDLGVVAEMANRVLVMYYGEIVEEADVASLFTQPLHPYTAGLLRCIPDLDEEEKKRLDPIEGSVPLLGEVTEGCAFRFRCPLAMERCYLEKPPLSGQGTQAVRCWLYAKEEMAV; translated from the coding sequence ATGAAAGACGCGTTGCTTGCGGTCAATGACCTGCGGGTGAAGTTCAGGACGGAAAATGGCGTGCTGCCCGCGTTGCAAGGCATTTCTTTTCAGCTCAAAAAAGGCGAGACGGTCGCCTTGGTAGGAGAGTCCGGTTGCGGCAAAAGCGTGACCTCGCTTGCGATCATGGGGTTGTTGTCCCGTTCCTCCACGCAGATGGAGGGCAGCATCCGCTTTCAAGGCAGGGAGCTTGGCAAGCTGGGGCCAAAGGAGATGCGCGAGATACGCGGCAAAGAGATCGCGATGATTTTTCAGGAGCCGATGACCTCCTTAAATCCGGTGCACACCATCGGCAAGCAACTAGAGGAGGTTTACCGCCTGCATACCGATTTGTCCAAAAAAGAACGGCGGGAACAGGCCATTGCCATGCTGAAAAAGGTCGGGGTTCCGCGCGCCGAGGAAATCATGCGCGAATATCCGCACCAGTTGTCGGGAGGGATGAAGCAGCGGGTCATGATCGCGATGGCGATGGCCTGCAACCCGCATTTGCTGATCGCCGACGAGCCGACGACGGCGCTGGACGTGACGATTCAGGCGCAAATACTGGAGCTGATGAACGATTTGAAGGAAAAGGCCAACACCTCGCTCTTGCTGATTACGCACGACCTTGGAGTCGTCGCGGAAATGGCGAATCGGGTGCTGGTCATGTACTACGGGGAGATCGTGGAGGAGGCAGATGTCGCCAGCCTGTTTACGCAGCCGTTGCACCCGTACACGGCCGGGCTGCTGCGCTGCATCCCCGACCTGGATGAGGAAGAGAAAAAACGACTGGACCCGATCGAAGGCAGCGTCCCGTTGCTCGGCGAAGTGACAGAGGGCTGTGCCTTTCGCTTTCGCTGTCCGCTGGCGATGGAACGCTGCTACCTGGAAAAGCCGCCGCTCTCCGGCCAAGGCACACAAGCCGTACGCTGCTGGCTGTACGCGAAAGAGGAGATGGCGGTATGA